From one Henningerozyma blattae CBS 6284 chromosome 1, complete genome genomic stretch:
- the PDB1 gene encoding pyruvate dehydrogenase (acetyl-transferring) subunit E1 beta (similar to Saccharomyces cerevisiae PDB1 (YBR221C); ancestral locus Anc_6.119), which produces MSSYLRLSHATSQLIRSSNRSIVSKAFKANHANTLNLIQKNGIRMASTKSMTVRDALNSAIAEELDRDDDVFVIGEEVAQYNGAYKVTRGLLDRFGERRIVDTPITEYGFTGLAVGAALKGLKPIVEFMSFNFSMQAIDAVVNSAAKTHYMSGGTQKCQIVFRGPNGSAVGVAAQHSQDFSAWYGSIPGLKVLVPYSSEDARGLLKAAVRDPNPVVFLENELLYGETFDVSEEALSPDFTLPYTAKIERPGKDLTLVTYTRNVEFSLKAAEIMQKEFGVEVEVINLRSIRPLDIDAIIKSVKKTNHLITVESTFPQFGVGAEIIAQLMESEGFDYLDAPIERVTGADVPTPYAKELEDFAFPDPETIVRAIKNTLSME; this is translated from the coding sequence ATGTCATCATATTTACGTTTATCCCATGCAACTTCTCAACTAATTAGAAGTTCCAACCGTTCTATTGTATCCAAAGCCTTTAAGGCCAATCATGCTAACActttgaatttaattcaaaaaaatggaaTTAGAATGGCTTCCACTAAATCCATGACTGTCAGAGATGCCTTGAACAGTGCCATTGCTGAAGAATTGGACCGTGATGACGATGTGTTTGTCATTGGTGAAGAAGTGGCTCAATATAACGGTGCTTATAAAGTCACCAGAGGTCTATTGGATCGTTTTGGTGAACGTCGTATTGTCGACACTCCAATTACAGAATATGGGTTCACTGGTCTTGCTGTGGGTGCAGCTTTGAAAGGGTTAAAACCAATTGTGGAATTCATGTCCTTTAATTTCTCCATGCAAGCTATTGATGCAGTGGTCAATTCTGCAGCCAAGACACATTATATGTCTGGTGGTACTCAAAAATGTCAAATTGTCTTTAGAGGCCCCAACGGTTCTGCTGTAGGTGTTGCAGCACAACATTCCCAGGATTTCTCTGCTTGGTACGGTTCTATCCCAGGTTTGAAAGTTCTTGTCCCATACTCGTCTGAAGATGCAAGAGGTTTATTGAAAGCTGCTGTCAGAGACCCAAACCCTGTTGTGtttttggaaaatgaaTTACTATATGGTGAAACTTTTGATGTTTCCGAAGAAGCCTTGTCTCCAGATTTCACATTACCTTACACTGCCAAGATCGAAAGACCAGGGAAAGATCTAACTCTTGTCACATACACCAGAAACGTCGAATTCTCCCTAAAGGCTGCTGAAATCATGCAAAAGGAATTCGGTGTGGAAGTAGAAGTCATCAACTTACGTTCCATTAGACCTTTGGATATCGATGCTATTATTAAGAGTGTCAAGAAGACTAACCATCTAATCACTGTCGAATCCACTTTCCCTCAATTCGGTGTCGGTGCTGAAATCATTGCACAACTGATGGAAAGTGAAGGTTTTGATTACTTGGACGCCCCAATTGAAAGAGTTACCGGTGCTGATGTACCAACTCCTTACGCCAAGGAATTGGAAGACTTTGCATTCCCAGATCCAGAAACCATTGTCAGAGCCATCAAGAACACACTATCGATGGAATAA
- the PCS60 gene encoding Pcs60p (similar to Saccharomyces cerevisiae PCS60 (YBR222C); ancestral locus Anc_6.120) — MSLSGTNTASFNDTFKVSDNVAVIIPDTNTQVTYRDLSHMVGHFQQVFKDEKSPLYDTVQRQDSVAIYLKNGLEFIVSFLGATMDSKIGAPLNPQYKSTELAFYLNDLKSKVICVPQGTTKDKKAEVLISAKKFDCFVMELYFSKDRFRIDYDIFAPNDNYKKVVYSSLNNPIYINNDTLRFPGFARSSDVALILHTSGTTSKPKTVPLLHLNIIRSTLNISNTYKLTENDRSYVVMPLFHVHGLIGVLLSTFRTQGSVVVPERFSAKRFWQDFIEFKCNWFSCVPTISMIMLNMPKPKPFPYIRFIRSCSSPLAPAIFEKLEKEFQTPVLEAYAMTEASHQMTSNNLPPGKRKPGTVGQPQGVQVYILDDNDNILPPGKIGEVSIRGENVTLGYANNPKANKENFTKRENFFRTGDQGYIDNENFVVLTGRIKELINRGGEKISPVELDGIMLENEKINEAVCFGMDDMKYGQIVEAAVVLKPGCTMDYNEFKKYMATKVAPFKIPSRVYFVDKLPKTATGKLQRLNIAKTFAAKNRESKL; from the coding sequence ATGTCTCTAAGTGGTACTAACACTGCTTCTTTCAATGATACTTTCAAAGTATCTGATAATGTAGCTGTCATTATTCCAGACACAAATACCCAAGTGACTTATAGAGATCTATCTCACATGGTAGGTCATTTCCAACaagtatttaaagatgaaaagtCTCCATTGTATGATACTGTTCAAAGACAAGATTCTGTTGCAATTTACTTGAAAAATGGATTAGAATTTATAGTATCATTTTTAGGTGCTACTATGGATTCTAAAATTGGTGCACCATTGAATCCTCAATATAAATCAACTGAATTAGCTTtctatttaaatgatttaaaatcaaaagtTATCTGTGTTCCACAAGGAACCactaaagataaaaaagcTGAAGTACTAATATCTGCCAAGAAATTCGATTGCTTTGTTATGGAGTTATATTTCAGTAAGGATAGATTTAGAATAGATTACGATATTTTTGCACCCaatgataattataaaaaagtcgtatattcttcattaaataatccaaTTTATATCAATAACGACACTTTAAGATTTCCGGGATTTGCTCGTTCAAGTGATGTTGCATTGATTTTACATACTAGTGGTACTACATCTAAACCTAAAACAGTACCATTATTACATTTGAATATCATTAGAAGCACATTAAATATATCCAATACTTATAAATTAACTGAAAATGATAGATCATACGTTGTGATGCCATTGTTTCACGTCCATGGGCTAATTGGTGTCTTATTATCTACATTTAGAACTCAAGGTTCAGTTGTAGTACCCGAAAGATTTAGTGCCAAGAGATTTTGGCAAGATttcattgaatttaaatgtAACTGGTTTAGTTGTGTTCCAACCATTAGTATGATTATGCTAAACATGCCTAAACCAAAACCATTCCCATatattagatttattagatCATGTTCATCACCTTTAGCACCAGCTATTTTcgaaaaattagaaaaggAATTCCAAACTCCTGTATTAGAGGCTTATGCGATGACTGAGGCATCTCATCAAATgacatctaataatttaccaCCAGGAAAAAGAAAGCCAGGTACTGTTGGCCAACCACAAGGTGTTCAAGTATACATTttagatgataatgataacaTTTTACCACCAGGTAAGATTGGTGAAGTATCCATTAGAGGTGAAAATGTCACATTAGGTTATGCTAATAATCCAAAGgctaataaagaaaattttacCAAGAGAGAGAACTTTTTCCGTACTGGTGATCAAGGGTACATTGATAACGAAAATTTCGTCGTCTTAACTGGTAGAATCAAAGAGTTGATCAATAGAGGTGGTGAAAAGATTTCTCCTGTTGAATTAGATGGTATTATgttagaaaatgaaaaaattaatgaagcTGTTTGTTTTGGTATGGATGATATGAAATATGGTCAAATTGTTGAGGCTGCAGTTGTATTAAAACCTGGTTGTACTATGGattataatgaatttaaaaaatacatGGCAACTAAAGTAGCACCTTTTAAGATTCCAAGTAGAGTCTATTTTGTTGATAAATTACCAAAGACAGCTACTGGTAAATTACAAAGACTGAATATTGCGAAGACATTTGCTGCTAAGAACCGTGAAAgtaaattataa
- the TDP1 gene encoding tyrosyl-DNA phosphodiesterase 1 (similar to Saccharomyces cerevisiae TDP1 (YBR223C); ancestral locus Anc_6.121), producing the protein MSEKNLQNKPNENNKVKEKVRNHWANLDYKTLNRPSTSQTNNDETLNLNNTSSNNQKRSIIDIENVTDVDKGNHLVIDLTDDAEEMPHKKRIKTEIKYGLKNSTHKFPGFDNDWCFKLIKSKIYDSNINSSSYLLDMKDIFHDPFLQDTFIFSYQFDLEYIYSMLHENIERIFIIGQKGTIIDYSTNEYTKFRKKTSIRYVKNPNMSNHHCKMIVNLYRDGSAKIFMPSQNMRMLEQILPQQVCWISPLLLPSKKTKIYSNSNSNSNSDLDLGHEFDSPFLQSLRDFLSFYEYGYVNILEGCFDFLDDLDYASLDDDIQIVFSAPKNDRHHGSAMGLFGSLGLCGSKEELEKKKATRYLAQVSSIGYGIYQGNLFTHHMIPQWAGLPNMVRKHNVMNIFKEYNIQPMVVFPTTQEIKDSPTHGDAAGWFHNIGSNSFESQKIFYKQGPNVSKERGTTPSHSKYYMKSTCTDEDPFKYLDWCIYTSSNLSMSAWGTDRKDPRNFEIGIVIKPKNGGKLKCHSFVDLIYNRPGSRLNSNEEAIGPRSVLVPFPKQLEGYSDRDFAFSQ; encoded by the coding sequence atgagtgaaaaaaatttacagAACAAACCTAATgagaataataaagtaaaaGAGAAAGTAAGAAATCATTGGGCTAATTTAGATTATAAGACATTAAATCGACCCTCAACATCTCAAAccaataatgatgaaactTTGAACCTTAACAACACAAGCTCTAATAATCAAAAACGTTCCATTATTGACATTGAAAACGTTACAGATGTGGATAAGGGAAACCATTTGGTAATTGATCTTACGGATGATGCTGAAGAGATGCCCCACAAGAAACGAATCAAAACTGAGATCAAATATGGTCTAAAAAACTCTACTCATAAATTTCCCGGCTTTGATAACGACTGGTGCTTTAAATTAATCAAGTCCAAGATTTATGATAGTAATAtcaattcatcatcatatCTTTTAGACATGAAAGACATTTTCCATGATCCTTTTCTACAAGACACTTTTATATTTAGTTATCAATTtgatttggaatatatCTATAGTATGCTTCATGAGAATATTGAACGCATTTTCATAATTGGCCAAAAGGGAACCATAATTGACTATAGTACAAATGAATATACAAAATTCCGTAAGAAAACGTCCATTAGATATGTTAAGAATCCCAATATGTCGAACCACCATTGTAAAATGATAGTAAACTTATACCGAGATGGATCTGCCAAGATTTTCATGCCTTCGCAAAATATGAGAATGCTTGAACAAATCTTACCACAACAAGTATGTTGGATTAGCCCGTTGTTATTACCAAGCAAAAAAACCAAGAtttattctaattctaattctaattctaattctgaTCTTGATCTTGGTCATGAGTTTGATTCACCATTTTTACAATCATTACGAGATTTTCTCAGCTTTTATGAATATGGTTACGTTAATATCCTAGAAGGCTGTTTCGATTTTTTGGATGATCTAGATTATGCTAGtttagatgatgatattcAAATAGTTTTCTCAGCACCCAAAAACGACCGTCATCACGGTTCAGCAATGGGTCTCTTTGGGTCTCTTGGGTTATGTGGAagtaaagaagaattagaaaagaaGAAAGCAACACGCTACCTAGCCCAAGTGTCTTCTATTGGATATGGAATATACCAAGGAAATCTATTCACACATCATATGATCCCTCAATGGGCTGGCTTACCCAATATGGTAAGGAAACATAACgtaatgaatattttcaaagaGTACAATATCCAACCAATGGTTGTTTTCCCCACGACACAGGAAATAAAAGATAGCCCTACTCATGGTGATGCTGCTGGATGGTTTCATAACATAGGatctaattcttttgaatcgcaaaaaatattttacaaacaAGGACCCAATGTGTCAAAAGAGAGAGGAACAACACCTAGtcattcaaaatattatatgaaATCCACTTGCACGGATGAGGATCCCTTTAAGTATTTGGATTGGTGCATATATACCTCATCGAATTTAAGTATGAGTGCATGGGGCACAGACAGGAAGGACCCACGTAATTTTGAAATCGGAATTGTAATTAAACCGAAAAACGGGGGTAAACTAAAGTGTCATAGCTTTGTTGATTTAATATACAACCGACCTGGATCACGATTAAACTCTAATGAAGAAGCCATCGGACCAAGATCTGTACTGGTTCCGTTTCCTAAACAATTGGAAGGATATTCCGATCGGGACTTTGCTTTTTCTCAATAA
- the TBLA0A10030 gene encoding class I SAM-dependent methyltransferase (similar to Saccharomyces cerevisiae YBR225W; ancestral locus Anc_6.123): MPSTAMILNRLLSASTRGSLEMTPADSNPNASASSNALVRTPSLSNVSEHRHLRSRSKSVNLSANPLSNGANSKSNSSSNSIMDKPNISRERPSCKEKPSSKERNTNTYIPITSAHREWSLTTPTAFEFNANSVPQHILGGSMLAYVDNKVVLELQHVPSLTTKRILYDPTTNEFLRKVHVFLLFNTESKNSDVLVHARSRVDSYITFLTCYLQLKGKELRKRERQLKNQQSTLGSAATDPSETLSLHNLPLVAPVAESGSVLAARRAAGVAVSGSSSSGVPRNHQRAHTATAAVASPTLMSAAGLSVSQPRASFSTGSSNSPSPVNNIRSNSNTNSINGNSNANSNANSNANPNSNPNANPNANPISYLDIPGGKSNRGGKSYKDRCRDKDRSRDQESFGIPSRYKDFKSWKSDMDFNEIETLVHLWHIQAQKILLQSNSFFFSNQVVSTLLKRKSIRQSNAMKIPSAFNWRKNSSSSNASSSSAATSINSSQTSINNSTNHIQQNSMDGPSTIEDMDILILRPSFAPEIGWQVAHDLPDLNIYDYPLYITPWNLKDTSRDFFLNQCDNINDINFKSNESLIRIISNVNEASYLNNNTVKAHLLDCMGRKIYPEAFPPPPPSSSSSSSSSSSSSNSPFSSSNSPYSSVCSSNNSSAIFNSSHLSSSSTSISTITSTKQNSNSTSIQNSSKSTLSLKRVTSASSLSKKINLHSFLKNTKSSSSLTNTITPNTNTNTSISTNINTSLNTSSNTTPNIETNTSSTPNPSLKEELWVEDYFCHQLKNYRKVFFPTQFLLPKGLINSNTTSTNAITTINSTPTSPSMTPSSPISMHSNGSMSSLYSSSTITAESTSTVSSQKKLKSKKKSLKKSFTNSSSNSKRFIEKDTPLENKPISQESAAIYNRSLLKIKLPFMNNSAPAIFCPWFWLGLNNSNWKTMLREIYRCLEPNGYILTFVSDPSFLTTNNFNDAKDQHPFQTTIERNNYLENILINAITKNLHVCPSNEIISLFKETGFTDIKYSTLNLTCGDWTSSMGMVNEFLTIMNWDLMLRKHFVDKDDVSGNENRSTLLARYMKEHMDKLDSQAGSLRLVYVVAQKPK, translated from the coding sequence ATGCCCAGCACAGCTATGATACTTAACAGACTCCTGAGTGCCTCTACTAGAGGTTCTTTGGAGATGACACCTGCGGATTCCAATCCAAATGCAAGTGCAAGTTCCAACGCCCTTGTAAGAACCCCATCGTTATCAAACGTTTCTGAACATCGCCATTTAAGAAGTAGGTCCAAATCTGTTAATTTGTCTGCCAACCCATTGTCCAATGGGGCCAATTCTAAGTCCAATTCAAGTTCAAATTCTATCATGGATAAACCAAACATATCCCGGGAGAGACCATCGTGCAAGGAAAAACCTTCATCTAAAGAAAGAAACACAAACACATATATTCCAATTACTTCCGCCCATAGAGAATGGTCTCTCACGACACCTACAGCTTTTGAATTCAATGCCAACAGTGTGCCACAACATATTCTTGGTGGTTCCATGCTTGCCTATGTGGATAATAAAGTTGTTCTCGAATTACAACACGTCCCATCGTTGACCACAAAACGTATATTATATGACCCCACAACAAATGAATTTCTTCGCAAAGTACACGTATTCTTACTATTCAACACtgaatcaaaaaattcagaCGTCTTAGTCCATGCCCGGTCACGTGTGGACTCCTACATCACTTTCCTCACCTGCTATCTTCAATTGAAGGGCAAAGAACTTCGTAAAAGAGAAAGACAATTGAAAAACCAGCAATCAACCCTGGGCTCTGCCGCCACAGACCCTAGCGAAACCCTATCGTTGCACAATTTGCCACTAGTGGCTCCTGTGGCCGAAAGCGGAAGTGTCTTGGCGGCTAGACGTGCTGCTGGTGTTGCTGTTTCTGGCAGTTCTTCTTCTGGAGTTCCGCGGAACCATCAACGAGCTCACACAGCCACAGCCGCTGTGGCCAGCCCAACTTTGATGAGTGCTGCAGGTCTTTCTGTGTCTCAGCCACGCGCCTCTTTCTCCACAGGATCTTCTAACAGTCCTTCTCcagttaataatattcgTTCCAATTCCAATACAAATAGTATAAATGGCAATTCAAATGCAAATTCTAATGCAAATTCTAATGCTAATCCAAATTCCAATCCAAATGCAAATCCAAATGCAAATCCTATTTCCTATTTGGATATACCCGGTGGCAAATCAAATCGAGGTGGCAAATCATATAAAGACAGATGTAGAGATAAAGATCGGTCAAGAGATCAAGAATCTTTCGGGATTCCTAGTCGTTATAAGGATTTCAAATCTTGGAAGTCTGATATGGATTTCAATGAAATAGAAACATTGGTCCATTTATGGCATATCCAAGCTCAAAAGATTTTGTTACAATCTAAttcgttttttttctcaaatCAAGTTGTATCGACtcttttgaaaagaaaatccaTCAGACAATCGAATGCCATGAAAATTCCATCTGCGTTTAATTGGAGGAAAAATTCTTCGTCTTCCAATGCTAGTTCTTCTAGTGCTGCCACGTCTATAAATTCTTCACAAACTTCTATCAATAATAGTACTAATCACATTCAACAGAATTCTATGGATGGACCTTCGACGATTGAAGATATGGATATTCTTATCCTACGTCCATCTTTTGCTCCAGAGATTGGATGGCAAGTGGCTCATGATTTGCCAGATTTGAATATCTACGATTACCCTTTGTATATTACTCCATggaatttaaaagatactTCAAgagattttttcttaaaccaatgtgataatattaatgatataaatttcaaatccaATGAATCTTTGATAAGGATCATTTCTAATGTCAATGAGGCAAGCTATTTGAATAACAATACAGTGAAAGCTCATTTATTAGATTGTATGGGTAGGAAAATTTATCCTGAAGCTTTCCCTCCCCCTCCCccttcatcatcatcatcatcttcatcttcctCTTCCTCTTCAAATTCTCCTTTCtcatcatcaaattctCCTTATTCTTCTGTATgttcttctaataatagttCTGCCATCTTTAACTCATCTCATTTATCCTCTTCTTCAACCTCCATATCTACTATTACTTCTACAAAgcaaaattcaaattctacATCAATACaaaattcttctaaatcGACTCTTTCTTTGAAAAGAGTCACTTCTgcttcttcattatctaaGAAGATTAATTTACAttcttttttgaaaaatacgAAATCTTCGTCATCTTTAACAAATACAATAACCccaaatacaaatacaaatacaagtATAAgtacaaatataaatacaaGCTTAAATACAAGCTCAAATACGACCCCAAACATTGAAACAAATACATCATCAACTCCCAATCCTTCTCTTAAAGAAGAACTTTGGGTAGAAGATTATTTTTGtcatcaattgaaaaattatagaaaagTGTTTTTCCCCACACAATTTCTTTTACCAAAGGGTTTAATCAATAGCAATACTACTTCTACAAATGCCATAACTACAATTAACAGCACTCCTACTTCACCTTCAATGACTCCATCTTCTCCAATCTCTATGCATTCAAATGGTTCCATGTCATCTTTATATTCTTCATCCACAATTACTGCAGAAAGTACTAGTACTGTATCCtctcaaaaaaaattaaaatccaagaaaaaatcgttgaaaaaatcatttacaaattcatcttccaattctaaaagatttattgaaaaagatacACCTTTGGAAAATAAACCAATTAGTCAAGAAAGTGCTGCTATTTATAACAGAagtttattaaagattaaGTTACCATTTATGAATAACTCTGCGCCAGCAATCTTTTGCCCTTGGTTTTGGTTGggtttaaataattccaatTGGAAAACAATGTTGAGAGAAATTTATAGATGTTTAGAACCAAATGGTTATATCTTAACATTTGTTTCAGATCCAAGTTTCTTAACTacaaacaattttaatgatGCAAAGGATCAACATCCTTTCCAAACTACtattgaaagaaataattatttggaaaacattttaattaatgcTATTACTAAAAATTTACACGTTTGTCCAAGTAATGAgattatttctttatttaaagaaactGGGTTTactgatattaaatattccaCCTTAAATTTAACTTGCGGTGATTGGACTTCCTCTATGGGGATggttaatgaatttttaaccATTATGAATTGGGATTTAATGTTAAGAAAACATTTCGTAGATAAGGATGATGTATCTGGAAATGAAAATAGATCCACTCTATTAGCAAGATATATGAAAGAGCATATGGATAAATTAGATTCTCAAGCTGGTTCTTTGAGATTAGTTTACGTAGTGGCTCAAAAGCCCaaataa
- the ROT2 gene encoding glucan 1,3-alpha-glucosidase ROT2 (similar to Saccharomyces cerevisiae ROT2 (YBR229C); ancestral locus Anc_6.126), translated as MLSSKRLICLSLLVVYSFAFTDYLLKKCGESGFCNRNRFYSNNILNSKNNYYSLDETSLNFDSNSNILYANVIKTIPSHQITTDNDTISHSNEELKITLPITISMLDSAVRFTMDEARSERHDVLEDFSSDLLSIQRYNETSNWSFDPKNNIPIEKFLKFNQLKNIVEISNEDESIKLNVYQDQFKIEIFYKGKLAMVLNDRLFLNVEHLRNEDDNDLNLLPEESSFNSFEDNFQYSKDDTLPFGPESVALDFTLIDSTHVYGIPEHADSLLLKDTSGSEPYRLYNVDVFEYNLDSKMPMYGAIPLLIGLHNDDTHQDNQFVSGVFWNNAADTWIDINYNNDLQNTKTHWMSESGIIDTIIFFTNSPLELSKKFTDLTGKPALPLLSSIGYHQCRWNYNDELDVLTVDSEMDRNHIPYDFIWLDLEYTDDRKYFTWKPNSFPNPKRLLQKLQRLGRNLVVLIDPHIKNDYPISNEMIVNDVAVKNHKGTPFIGICWPGKSLWIDTFNQLGQKIWNEFFQKFLYENVNNLFIWNDMNEPSIFDGPETSAPKDLIHSGGFEERSVHNVYGLTVHESTYESVKQIYSKSDRRPFILTRSFFAGSQRTAAVWTGDNVATWDYLRMSIPMMLTNGIAGFPFIGSDVAGFSGDPEMELIARWYQAGMWYPFFRAHAHIDSKRREPYLFNEPLKSIVRDIIQLRYKLLPTLYTLFHESSVKGVPIVTPMFYNKPQYKELYSIDDQFYMGDSGILVKPIVEKKVEQTEMIFTPGIYYEYYSLTPMIIDELKWETIITPLNRLPFFIEGGHIITTRDKYRRSSLLMQNDPFSLIVAPSMNGAAQGKIYLDDGNTFEYLTEEYLDFEFEMINGNKIIGKLNHLPKNLEKIGNLSINKIIIAKGQLAFNQETVTIKQNDSTFTCAIINEENRLVILNPGINLINDWEIIF; from the coding sequence ATGCTATCGTCGAAACGATTAATCTGTCTATCATTATTGGTAGTATATTCCTTTGCATTTACAGATTATTTGTTGAAAAAATGTGGCGAATCAGGGTTTTGTAATAGAAATCgattttattcaaataatatccTGAATTcgaaaaacaattattattcgtTAGACGAAACATCgttaaattttgattcaaattcaaatatctTATATGCAAATGTAATTAAAACAATACCTTCACATCAAATTACAACAGATAATGATACCATCTCACATTCCaatgaagaattgaaaattacTCTGCCGATTACCATAAGCATGCTAGATTCAGCTGTAAGGTTTACCATGGATGAGGCAAGATCAGAAAGACATGACGTGTTGGAAGATTTCTCATCAGACCTTTTATCAATTCAACGTTATAATGAAACTTCAAATTGGTCATTTGAtcctaaaaataatatcccaatcgaaaaatttttaaaatttaatcaattgaaaaacatTGTAGAAATTtctaatgaagatgaatccattaaattaaatgtttATCAAGATCaattcaaaattgaaattttttacaaGGGCAAATTGGCTATGGTTTTAAATGATCGTTTATTCTTAAACGTCGAACATTTGAgaaatgaagatgataacGATTTAAATCTATTACCTGAAGaatcttcttttaattcattcGAAGATAATTTCCAATATTCTAAAGATGATACATTACCATTTGGACCCGAATCGGTTGCTCTAGATTTCACTCTAATAGACTCTACTCATGTATATGGTATTCCAGAACATGctgattcattattattaaaggaCACTTCAGGTTCAGAACCATATCGTCTCTATAACGTTGATgtttttgaatataatttagaTTCTAAAATGCCAATGTATGGTGCCATTCCTTTATTAATTGGCCTTCATAATGACGATACTCATCAAGATAATCAATTTGTTTCTGGTGTATTTTGGAATAATGCTGCTGATACTTGGATtgatataaattataataacgATTTACAAAATACAAAGACTCATTGGATGTCAGAATCTGGTATCATTGataccattatttttttcacaaaCTCTCCATTAGAATTGtctaaaaaatttacagATTTAACTGGGAAACCAGCTTTACCTTTATTATCTTCTATTGGTTATCATCAATGTAGATGGAAttataatgatgaattagatgTTTTAACTGTAGATTCAGAAATGGATCGTAACCATATACCGTATGATTTCATTTGGTTAGATTTGGAATATACTGAtgatagaaaatatttcactTGGAAACCAAACTCCTTCCCCAATCCTAAAAgattattacaaaaattgCAAAGATTGGGTAGAAATTTAGTGGTCTTAATTGATCCtcatattaaaaatgattatCCAATTAGTAATGAAATGATTGTAAATGATGTTGCGGTGAAAAATCATAAAGGAACTCCTTTCATTGGTATTTGTTGGCCAGGAAAATCTCTTTGGATTGATACTTTTAATCAATTGGGtcaaaaaatttggaatgaatttttccaaaaatttctttatgAAAACGtcaataatttatttatttggaaTGATATGAATGAGCCTTCTATATTTGATGGTCCAGAAACATCTGCCCCCAAAGATCTTATTCATTCTGGTGGGTTTGAAGAAAGGTCTGTCCATAACGTCTATGGTTTAACAGTTCATGAATCCACTTATGAATCTGttaaacaaatttattCTAAATCTGATAGAAGACCGTTTATCTTAACAAGATCATTTTTTGCTGGGTCTCAAAGAACTGCAGCTGTTTGGACTGGTGATAATGTTGCCACATGGGATTATTTAAGAATGTCTATCCCCATGATGTTGACTAATGGTATTGCTGGGTTCCCCTTCATTGGTTCAGATGTAGCAGGATTTTCAGGAGATCCAGAAATGGAATTAATTGCTCGTTGGTATCAAGCAGGTATGTGGTACCCCTTCTTTAGAGCTCATGCTCATATTGATTCTAAAAGACGTGAACCATATCTATTTAATGAACCTCTTAAGAGTATCGTAAGAGATATCATCCAATTGAGATATAAATTGTTACCTACACTGTATACATTATTTCATGAATCAAGTGTCAAAGGTGTACCTATCGTTACACCAATGTTCTATAATAAGCCTCAGTATAAAGAATTGTATTCTATTGATGATCAATTCTACATGGGAGATTCAGGGATTTTAGTCAAGCCTATTGTTGAGAAAAAGGTTGAACAAACTGAAATGATCTTTACGCCTGGTATTTATTATGAGTATTATAGTTTAACACCAATGATAATTGATGAATTGAAATGGGAAACTATTATTACACCTCTTAATAGATTGCCATTTTTCATTGAAGGTGGACATATTATAACTACGAGGGATAAATATAGAAGATCCTCATTATTGATGCAGAATGATCCATTTAGCTTAATTGTAGCACCTTCTATGAATGGTGCTGCACAAGGTAAGATTTATTTGGATGATGGTAATacttttgaatatttgactgaagaatatttagattttgaatttgaaatgattaatggtaataaaattattggtaAATTGAACCATCTACCAAagaatttggaaaaaattggCAACCTTTCTATCAACAAGATCATTATTGCCAAGGGTCAATTAGCATTTAATCAAGAAACTGTTACtattaaacaaaatgaTTCTACATTTACTTGTGCAATtataaatgaagaaaacaGATTAGTGATTTTAAATCCAGGTATCAATTTAATCAATGACTGggaaattatattttaa